One part of the Streptomyces sp. NBC_00286 genome encodes these proteins:
- the ilvC gene encoding ketol-acid reductoisomerase: MAELFYDADADLSIIQGRKVAVIGYGSQGHAHALSLRDSGVDVRVGLHEGSKSKAKAEEQGLRVVTPSEAAAEADVIMILVPDPIQAQVYEESIKDNLKDGDALFFGHGLNIRFDFIKPPANVDVCMVAPKGPGHLVRRQYEEGRGVPCIAAVEQDASGNAFALALSYAKGIGGTRAGVIKTTFTEETETDLFGEQVVLCGGTAALVKAGFETLTEAGYQPEIAYFECLHELKLIVDLMYEGGLDKMRWSISETAEWGDYVTGPRIITDATKAEMKKVLAEIQDGSFAREWMAEYHGGLKKYNEYKKQDSESLLETTGKELRKLMSWVNDDEA, translated from the coding sequence GTGGCCGAGCTGTTCTACGACGCTGACGCCGACCTGTCCATCATCCAGGGCCGCAAGGTCGCGGTCATCGGCTACGGCAGCCAGGGCCACGCCCACGCGCTGTCGCTGCGCGACTCGGGTGTCGACGTCCGCGTCGGTCTGCACGAGGGCTCCAAGTCCAAGGCGAAGGCCGAGGAACAGGGGCTGCGCGTGGTGACGCCGTCGGAGGCCGCCGCCGAGGCCGACGTCATCATGATCCTGGTGCCGGACCCGATCCAGGCGCAGGTCTACGAGGAGTCCATCAAGGACAACCTCAAGGACGGCGACGCGCTCTTCTTCGGCCACGGCCTGAACATCCGCTTCGACTTCATCAAGCCCCCGGCGAACGTCGACGTCTGCATGGTCGCCCCCAAGGGCCCCGGCCACCTTGTGCGTCGTCAGTACGAGGAGGGCCGCGGCGTTCCGTGTATCGCGGCCGTCGAGCAGGACGCGTCCGGCAACGCTTTCGCGCTGGCCCTCTCGTACGCCAAGGGCATCGGCGGCACCCGCGCCGGTGTCATCAAGACGACCTTCACCGAGGAGACCGAGACCGACCTGTTCGGTGAGCAGGTCGTCCTGTGCGGTGGTACGGCCGCGCTGGTCAAGGCCGGTTTCGAGACGCTGACCGAGGCCGGCTACCAGCCGGAGATCGCGTACTTCGAGTGCCTGCACGAGCTGAAGCTGATCGTGGACCTCATGTACGAGGGCGGCCTGGACAAGATGCGCTGGTCGATCTCCGAGACCGCCGAGTGGGGCGACTACGTCACCGGCCCGCGGATCATCACGGACGCCACCAAGGCCGAGATGAAGAAGGTCCTCGCTGAGATCCAGGACGGTTCCTTCGCCCGCGAGTGGATGGCCGAGTACCACGGTGGCCTGAAGAAGTACAACGAGTACAAGAAGCAGGACTCCGAGTCCCTGCTGGAGACCACCGGCAAGGAGCTGCGCAAGCTCATGAGCTGGGTCAATGACGACGAGGCGTAA
- the serA gene encoding phosphoglycerate dehydrogenase: MSTAANGKPVVLIAEELSPATVDALGPDFEIRHCNGADRAELLPAIAEVDAILIRSATKVDAEAIAAAGKLKVVARAGVGLDNVDVSSATKAGVMVVNAPTSNIVTAAELACGLLLATARNIPQANSALKNGEWKRSKYTGVELAEKTLGVVGLGRIGALVAQRMSAFGMKVVAYDPYVQPARAAQMGVKVLSLDELLEVSDFITVHLPKTPETLGLIGHDALHKVKPSVRIVNAARGGIVDEEALYSALKEGRVAGAGLDVYAKEPCTDSPLFQFDQVVCTPHLGASTDEAQEKAGIAVARSVRLALAGELVPDAVNVQGGVIAEDVKPGLPLAEKLGRIFTALAGEVAVRLDVEVYGEITQHDVKVLELSALKGVFEDVVDDTVSYVNAPLFAQERGVEVRLTTSSESPDHRNVVTVRGTLGDGEEVSVSGTLAGPKHHQKIVAVGEYDVDLALADHMVVFKYADRPGVVGTLGRILGEAGINIAGMQVARTDLGGEALAILTVDDTVPQNVLNELAEEIGATSARSVNLV; this comes from the coding sequence GTGAGCACTGCTGCCAACGGCAAACCGGTCGTACTCATCGCTGAAGAGCTGTCGCCCGCGACCGTCGACGCCTTGGGCCCGGACTTCGAGATCAGGCACTGCAACGGAGCGGACCGAGCCGAACTGCTCCCGGCCATCGCCGAGGTCGACGCGATCCTGATCCGTTCCGCCACCAAGGTCGACGCCGAGGCCATCGCGGCCGCCGGCAAGCTCAAGGTCGTCGCACGAGCCGGCGTCGGCCTGGACAACGTCGACGTCTCGTCCGCCACCAAGGCCGGCGTGATGGTCGTCAACGCACCTACCTCCAACATCGTCACGGCCGCCGAACTCGCCTGCGGCCTGCTCCTGGCCACCGCGCGCAACATCCCGCAGGCCAACTCCGCGCTCAAGAACGGCGAGTGGAAGCGCTCCAAGTACACGGGCGTCGAGCTCGCCGAGAAGACCCTCGGTGTCGTCGGCCTCGGCCGCATCGGCGCGCTCGTCGCACAGCGCATGTCGGCCTTCGGCATGAAGGTCGTGGCGTACGACCCGTATGTGCAGCCCGCGCGGGCCGCACAGATGGGCGTGAAGGTCCTCTCCCTCGACGAGCTGCTCGAGGTCTCGGACTTCATCACCGTGCACCTGCCCAAGACCCCCGAGACCCTCGGCCTCATCGGCCACGACGCGCTGCACAAGGTCAAGCCGTCGGTGCGGATCGTGAACGCCGCGCGGGGCGGGATCGTCGACGAGGAGGCGCTGTACTCGGCGCTCAAGGAGGGCCGTGTCGCGGGCGCGGGCCTCGACGTGTACGCCAAGGAGCCCTGCACGGACTCCCCGCTCTTCCAGTTCGACCAGGTCGTCTGCACCCCGCACCTCGGCGCGTCCACCGACGAGGCCCAGGAGAAGGCGGGCATCGCGGTCGCGCGTTCCGTGCGGCTCGCGCTCGCTGGTGAGCTCGTCCCGGACGCCGTGAACGTCCAGGGCGGCGTCATCGCCGAGGACGTCAAGCCGGGCCTGCCGCTCGCCGAGAAGCTCGGCCGCATCTTCACCGCGCTCGCGGGCGAGGTCGCGGTCCGCCTCGACGTAGAGGTGTACGGCGAGATCACCCAGCACGACGTCAAGGTGCTCGAACTCTCCGCGCTGAAGGGCGTGTTCGAGGACGTCGTCGACGACACCGTGTCGTACGTCAACGCTCCGCTGTTCGCGCAGGAGCGGGGCGTCGAGGTGCGGCTGACCACCAGCTCGGAGTCGCCGGACCACCGCAATGTGGTGACTGTGCGCGGCACGCTCGGCGACGGCGAGGAGGTGTCGGTCTCCGGCACGCTGGCCGGACCGAAGCACCACCAGAAGATCGTCGCAGTGGGTGAGTACGACGTGGATCTCGCCCTCGCGGACCACATGGTCGTCTTCAAGTACGCCGACCGCCCCGGCGTCGTCGGCACCCTCGGCCGCATCCTCGGCGAGGCCGGCATCAACATCGCCGGCATGCAGGTCGCCCGTACGGACCTGGGCGGCGAGGCGCTGGCGATCCTTACGGTGGACGACACGGTTCCGCAGAACGTGCTCAATGAGCTTGCGGAAGAGATCGGGGCGACGTCGGCTCGGTCGGTGAACCTTGTGTGA
- a CDS encoding MFS transporter, translated as MTNPKSPSDTTGPAPPRAGRREWTALGVLMLPLLLVSMDVSVLYFAVPAISADLEPSGTQQLWIFDIYAFVLAGLLMTMGSLGDRIGRRRLLLIGAGAFGAASLMAAYADSAETLIAARAVLGIGGATLMPSTLSLVRTMFTDPAQRAKAIGMWSGVMTAGVALGSVMSGVLVEHFWWGSVFLVNLPAMALLLILGPVLLPESKNPAPGRFDLLSVPLSMAAVLPVIYGIKEIPSEGWNVRYVMSVTVGLLFAALFVHRQRTIASPMISPALFRGHGFAPAVSLNLLSAFGMMGSAYFTTQYLQSVLGKSSMEAALWGLLPSVLVGVAAPLSAQLVQRGVNRAFVVAGGFLVAACGYGMLTAAGTDSLWQVLAGSGVIAAGIVAVMSQMMDLALGTVPAEKSGTASSVLETGAEFGGALGMAVLGSIGTAVYRHEIPASAPAPAHETLGGALAVARQLPDRTGEALVTTAREAFTNGMQAAAIAATVLLLGAAVLASVTLRRVRAREAKAMEYACESEKALA; from the coding sequence ATGACGAATCCGAAGAGCCCGAGCGACACCACCGGCCCCGCACCCCCTCGCGCTGGACGCCGCGAATGGACCGCTCTCGGCGTTCTGATGCTGCCGCTGCTCCTGGTGTCCATGGACGTCTCCGTCCTCTACTTCGCCGTACCGGCGATCAGCGCGGACCTGGAGCCGAGCGGCACCCAGCAGCTGTGGATCTTCGACATCTACGCCTTCGTCCTGGCCGGCCTGCTGATGACGATGGGCTCGCTCGGCGACCGGATCGGCCGACGCAGGCTGCTGCTGATCGGCGCCGGGGCGTTCGGCGCGGCCTCGCTGATGGCCGCGTACGCGGACAGCGCCGAGACGCTGATCGCGGCCCGCGCGGTCCTCGGCATCGGCGGAGCGACGCTGATGCCGTCGACGTTGTCGCTGGTCCGCACGATGTTCACGGACCCGGCGCAGCGCGCCAAGGCGATCGGGATGTGGTCGGGCGTGATGACGGCCGGCGTCGCGCTCGGCTCGGTGATGAGCGGCGTACTCGTCGAGCACTTCTGGTGGGGCTCGGTCTTCCTGGTCAACCTGCCCGCGATGGCGCTCCTGCTGATCCTCGGCCCCGTCCTGCTGCCCGAGTCGAAGAACCCCGCACCCGGCCGCTTCGACCTGCTGAGCGTGCCGCTGTCCATGGCCGCCGTGCTGCCGGTGATCTACGGCATCAAGGAGATCCCGTCCGAGGGCTGGAACGTGCGGTACGTGATGTCGGTGACGGTCGGTCTGCTCTTCGCCGCGCTCTTCGTCCACCGCCAGCGCACCATCGCCTCCCCGATGATCTCGCCTGCCCTCTTCCGCGGCCACGGCTTCGCGCCCGCCGTCTCGCTGAACCTGCTCTCCGCGTTCGGGATGATGGGCTCGGCGTACTTCACCACGCAGTACCTCCAGTCCGTGCTCGGCAAGAGCTCCATGGAGGCCGCGTTGTGGGGGCTGCTGCCCTCCGTCCTGGTCGGAGTCGCCGCTCCGCTCTCCGCGCAGCTGGTGCAGCGGGGCGTGAACCGGGCGTTCGTCGTCGCCGGTGGCTTCCTGGTCGCGGCCTGCGGCTACGGGATGCTGACCGCGGCCGGTACGGACTCGCTGTGGCAGGTGCTCGCCGGTTCCGGTGTCATCGCCGCCGGGATCGTCGCTGTTATGTCCCAGATGATGGACCTGGCGCTGGGCACCGTACCGGCCGAGAAGTCCGGCACCGCCTCCTCCGTCCTGGAGACGGGTGCGGAGTTCGGCGGCGCGCTGGGCATGGCGGTCCTGGGCTCCATCGGAACGGCCGTGTACCGCCACGAGATCCCGGCTTCGGCACCCGCCCCGGCCCACGAGACGCTCGGCGGCGCACTCGCCGTGGCCCGGCAGCTACCGGACCGTACGGGCGAAGCCCTGGTGACGACGGCCCGCGAGGCCTTCACCAACGGCATGCAGGCGGCAGCGATCGCCGCGACGGTGCTGCTGCTGGGGGCGGCGGTCCTGGCATCGGTGACACTGCGGCGGGTACGGGCCCGTGAGGCGAAGGCCATGGAGTACGCGTGCGAGTCCGAGAAGGCTCTCGCCTAA
- a CDS encoding acetolactate synthase large subunit, with translation MPMTEQATGAHHPQPRPRSSGQPSAPEHMTGAQSLIRSLEEVGAETVFGIPGGTILPAYDPMMDSKKVRHVLVRHEQGAGHAATGYAQATGKVGVCMATSGPGATNLVTPIADAHMDSVPLVAITGQVVSKAIGTDAFQEADIVGITMPITKHSFLVTKAEDIPQAIAQAFHIAASGRPGPVLVDIPKDVLQAKTTFSWPPAMDLPGYRPVTKPHAKQIREAAKLITAAKRPVLYVGGGVIKAGATGELRVLAELTEAPVTTTLMALGAFPDSHPLHVGMPGMHGSVTAVTALQKADLIVALGARFDDRVTGKLDSFAPYAKIVHADIDPAEIGKNRAADVPIVGDAREVIADLVQAVQKEHSEGNTGDYSAWWKDLSRWRDNYPLGYDQPDDGSLSPQQVIERIGQLAPDGTIFTAGVGQHQMWAAHFIEYDKPATWLNSGGAGTMGYAVPAAMGAKAGQPDRAVWAIDGDGCFQMTNQELTTCALNNIPIKVAIINNGALGMVRQWQTLFYNQRYSNTVLHSGPEADGKQPSAGTRVPDFVKLSEAMGCHAIRCESPDDLDKVIEEANSINDRPVVVDFIVHEDAMVWPMVAAGTSNDTIMAARDVRPDFGDNEDD, from the coding sequence ATGCCGATGACCGAGCAGGCCACCGGGGCCCACCATCCGCAGCCGCGGCCCCGTTCCTCAGGGCAGCCGTCCGCGCCCGAGCACATGACGGGTGCGCAGTCCCTCATCCGTTCGCTCGAGGAGGTCGGCGCCGAGACGGTATTCGGCATTCCCGGCGGCACCATCCTTCCCGCGTACGACCCGATGATGGACTCCAAGAAGGTCCGTCACGTCCTGGTCCGTCACGAGCAGGGCGCCGGTCACGCGGCCACCGGCTACGCGCAGGCCACCGGCAAGGTCGGCGTGTGCATGGCGACGTCCGGCCCAGGCGCCACCAACCTCGTCACCCCGATCGCGGACGCGCACATGGACTCCGTGCCGCTGGTCGCGATCACCGGGCAGGTCGTGTCCAAGGCGATCGGTACGGACGCCTTCCAGGAGGCGGACATCGTCGGCATCACCATGCCGATCACCAAGCACAGCTTCCTGGTCACCAAGGCGGAGGACATTCCCCAGGCGATCGCGCAGGCGTTCCACATCGCCGCCTCCGGCCGCCCGGGACCGGTTCTGGTCGACATCCCCAAGGACGTCCTCCAGGCGAAGACGACCTTCAGCTGGCCGCCGGCCATGGACCTGCCCGGCTACCGCCCGGTGACCAAGCCGCACGCCAAGCAGATCCGCGAGGCCGCCAAGCTGATCACCGCCGCCAAGCGGCCCGTGCTGTATGTCGGCGGCGGCGTCATCAAGGCCGGCGCGACCGGCGAGCTGAGGGTCCTCGCAGAACTCACCGAAGCGCCCGTCACCACCACCCTGATGGCGCTCGGCGCATTCCCCGACAGCCACCCGCTGCACGTGGGAATGCCGGGCATGCACGGTTCGGTCACCGCCGTCACCGCGCTGCAGAAGGCCGACCTGATCGTCGCCCTCGGAGCCCGCTTCGACGACCGCGTCACCGGCAAGCTGGACAGCTTCGCCCCGTACGCCAAGATCGTCCACGCCGATATCGACCCGGCCGAGATCGGCAAGAACCGCGCCGCCGACGTGCCGATCGTCGGGGACGCCCGCGAGGTCATCGCCGACCTGGTCCAGGCCGTGCAGAAGGAGCACAGCGAGGGCAACACCGGCGACTACAGCGCCTGGTGGAAGGACCTCAGCCGCTGGCGCGACAACTACCCGCTCGGCTACGACCAGCCCGACGACGGCTCGCTCTCGCCGCAGCAGGTCATCGAGCGCATCGGCCAACTCGCCCCGGACGGCACGATCTTCACGGCGGGCGTCGGCCAGCACCAGATGTGGGCCGCGCACTTCATCGAGTACGACAAGCCCGCGACCTGGCTCAACTCCGGCGGCGCCGGAACCATGGGCTACGCGGTCCCGGCCGCCATGGGAGCCAAGGCGGGGCAGCCGGACCGCGCGGTCTGGGCGATCGACGGCGACGGCTGCTTCCAGATGACCAATCAGGAGCTCACCACCTGTGCCCTGAACAACATCCCGATCAAGGTCGCCATCATCAACAACGGCGCCCTCGGGATGGTCCGCCAGTGGCAGACCCTGTTCTACAACCAGCGCTACTCCAACACCGTGCTGCACTCCGGGCCAGAGGCCGACGGCAAGCAGCCGAGCGCCGGCACCCGCGTCCCCGACTTCGTGAAGCTGTCGGAGGCCATGGGCTGCCACGCGATCCGCTGCGAGTCCCCCGACGACCTGGACAAGGTCATCGAAGAGGCGAACTCCATCAACGACCGTCCGGTCGTCGTCGACTTCATCGTCCACGAGGACGCGATGGTCTGGCCGATGGTCGCCGCCGGCACCTCGAACGACACGATCATGGCCGCCCGGGACGTCCGCCCCGACTTCGGCGACAACGAAGACGACTGA
- the ilvN gene encoding acetolactate synthase small subunit, whose translation MSKHTLSVLVENKPGVLARITALFSRRGFNIDSLAVGVTEHPDISRITIVVNVEDLPLEQVTKQLNKLVNVLKIVELEAGSAVQRELVLVKVRADNETRSQIVEIVQLFRAKTVDVSPEAVTIEATGSNDKLSAMLKMLEPYGIKELVQSGTIAIGRGARSITDRSLRALDRSA comes from the coding sequence ATGTCCAAGCACACGCTCTCGGTCCTGGTGGAGAACAAGCCCGGTGTCCTCGCCCGGATCACCGCCCTGTTCTCCCGCCGCGGCTTCAACATCGACTCGCTCGCCGTCGGCGTCACCGAGCACCCCGACATCTCCCGCATCACCATCGTGGTCAATGTCGAGGACCTGCCGCTCGAACAGGTCACCAAGCAGCTCAACAAGCTCGTCAACGTCCTGAAGATCGTCGAACTCGAGGCAGGCTCGGCCGTTCAGCGGGAACTCGTTCTGGTGAAGGTCCGCGCCGACAACGAGACGCGCTCCCAGATCGTCGAGATCGTCCAGCTGTTCCGCGCCAAGACCGTGGACGTCTCCCCGGAGGCCGTCACCATCGAGGCCACCGGCAGCAACGACAAGCTGTCCGCGATGCTCAAGATGCTCGAGCCGTACGGCATCAAGGAACTCGTCCAGTCCGGCACCATCGCCATCGGCCGCGGCGCGCGCTCGATCACGGACCGGTCGCTGCGCGCGCTGGACCGGTCGGCCTAA
- a CDS encoding putative bifunctional diguanylate cyclase/phosphodiesterase encodes MSSQGALLARRPLTADGTSVVPQVVLALVCAAYTLGCAFSWGSGTLALIMGDFGLSAAAAAAAVSCFLGARRGRSRFRPAWLLFALSSAMTAAGNFVWGWYEVVLSRPIPSPSYADLFFLCFAPPAIVGLLVFAKRPVTKSGWICLSLDAWLIGGSLLTLSWSLALAQAAKTGGPSVAHTALSLAYPLLDIALISMVLALHFRRTLVHRAAVNTAIGALALTVMCDALFTSPLLHDGYRSGQLLDAGWFAGSLLLAYAPWVGHRQGQTDTEEEGHTRVVSGYVPRPRTGQAAPLPEQPAQVPLQEGGSSRHPAGRPIAGSLAALTPYLAAAVCTLGILYNVLNGRSVDRVVLITGGTVVLALVVRQGIMLLDNITLTQELAQTESHFRSLVQGSSDVIMIATPNGILHYVSPAAFGVYGRPAEELVGTELASLIHPEDLGCVVHEVRRFLAASPLEEPTTRIECRFRSGDGGWLNVESTVNRHHGGLILNSRDVTERVRLQAQLQHNAEHDPLTDLPNRALFTRRVQQALSGRRSSDRGTAVLFIDLDGFKAVNDTIGHQAGDELLVQAARRLQEAVRHGDTAARLGGDEFAALIVGDGTRDRTARERHILELADRLRVTLSQPYSIDGNDVRVAASIGVAFAEPGLGAGELLRNADLAMYRAKAAGKGRVELYAPQMQQDVVRKAELATRLRAALHDGEFALLHQPVVCLDTGRITTVVAQARWRSAQGALLTPADFLRVSEDSDRTAELGRWMLEEAIEQAAERGATGLAVPVAVRMNARRLLDRSMPLSSIEALLTRHGVASGALVIELAETDPRVSMDELERRLSALRRLGVRIALDGFGSGYATITALRRLPVDVLKLDRSLVEGVVESARLHKITSGLLRIAGDLGLQSVADGVDRPEQAVALRDMGCTHGQGMAFSEPLDEVRLRRALASGRYPLPGHQAEPVLVSGSVAGVYAGGGSGAYTVGGPSGAYATGTALRSHNETPVPPT; translated from the coding sequence GTGAGCTCCCAGGGGGCGCTGCTGGCCCGCCGTCCCCTCACCGCCGACGGCACGAGCGTGGTCCCGCAGGTGGTGCTGGCCCTGGTGTGCGCGGCCTACACCCTCGGCTGCGCGTTCAGTTGGGGCTCGGGGACGCTGGCGTTGATCATGGGTGACTTCGGGCTGAGCGCGGCCGCCGCCGCAGCGGCCGTCTCCTGCTTCCTCGGCGCCCGGCGCGGGCGCAGCCGTTTTCGACCCGCCTGGCTGCTGTTCGCCCTCTCCTCCGCGATGACGGCGGCGGGCAACTTCGTCTGGGGCTGGTACGAGGTCGTCCTGTCCCGCCCGATACCCAGCCCCAGCTACGCCGACCTGTTCTTCCTGTGCTTCGCCCCACCGGCCATCGTGGGACTCCTCGTGTTCGCCAAACGGCCCGTGACCAAGTCCGGCTGGATCTGTCTGTCCCTGGACGCCTGGCTCATCGGCGGCTCGCTGCTCACGCTCTCTTGGAGCCTCGCCCTGGCCCAGGCGGCCAAGACCGGGGGACCGAGTGTCGCGCACACCGCGCTGTCGCTGGCGTACCCCCTGCTGGACATCGCCCTGATCAGCATGGTCCTCGCGCTGCACTTCAGGCGGACGCTCGTTCATCGGGCCGCGGTGAACACCGCCATAGGAGCTCTCGCGCTGACGGTGATGTGTGACGCGCTGTTCACCTCACCGCTGCTGCACGACGGCTACCGCTCGGGCCAGTTGCTCGACGCCGGCTGGTTCGCCGGTTCGCTGCTGCTCGCCTACGCCCCCTGGGTGGGGCACCGACAAGGACAGACGGACACGGAAGAAGAGGGGCACACGCGCGTGGTGTCCGGCTACGTGCCACGGCCCCGAACGGGACAAGCAGCACCCCTGCCGGAACAACCGGCCCAGGTGCCCCTCCAGGAAGGAGGTTCCAGTCGGCATCCGGCAGGCCGGCCCATCGCCGGTTCGCTCGCGGCACTCACGCCCTATCTGGCCGCGGCCGTCTGCACGTTGGGCATTCTCTACAACGTGCTCAACGGCCGCAGCGTCGACCGCGTGGTGCTCATCACCGGCGGCACGGTCGTCCTCGCCCTCGTCGTACGCCAGGGCATCATGCTGCTCGACAACATCACCCTCACCCAGGAACTGGCCCAGACGGAGAGCCACTTCCGCTCCCTGGTGCAGGGCTCCAGCGACGTCATCATGATCGCCACGCCGAACGGCATCCTCCACTACGTCAGCCCAGCCGCCTTCGGCGTCTACGGACGGCCCGCGGAGGAGCTCGTCGGGACCGAACTCGCCTCGCTCATCCACCCGGAGGACCTGGGCTGCGTGGTGCACGAAGTGCGCCGCTTCCTCGCCGCCAGCCCCCTCGAGGAACCCACTACGCGCATCGAATGCCGCTTCCGGTCCGGCGACGGCGGCTGGCTCAACGTCGAGTCGACCGTCAACCGGCACCACGGCGGCCTCATCCTCAACAGCCGTGACGTGACCGAACGGGTGCGCCTGCAGGCCCAGTTGCAGCACAACGCCGAGCACGACCCGCTCACCGACCTGCCCAACCGCGCCCTGTTCACCCGGCGCGTCCAGCAGGCCCTGTCCGGCCGCCGCTCCTCCGACCGGGGCACCGCCGTGCTCTTCATCGACCTCGACGGCTTCAAGGCTGTCAACGACACGATCGGGCACCAGGCAGGCGATGAACTGCTCGTCCAGGCCGCCCGCAGACTCCAGGAGGCGGTACGGCACGGGGACACGGCCGCCCGGCTCGGCGGCGACGAGTTCGCGGCCCTCATCGTCGGCGACGGCACCCGCGACCGCACCGCGCGCGAGCGGCACATCCTCGAGCTCGCCGACCGGCTCCGCGTCACCCTCTCGCAGCCGTACTCCATCGACGGCAACGATGTCCGGGTGGCCGCCTCCATCGGCGTCGCCTTCGCCGAACCGGGCCTGGGCGCGGGCGAGTTGCTGCGCAACGCCGACCTGGCGATGTACCGCGCCAAGGCCGCGGGCAAGGGCCGAGTCGAGCTGTACGCGCCACAGATGCAGCAGGACGTCGTACGGAAGGCGGAGCTCGCGACCCGGCTGCGGGCCGCGCTGCACGACGGCGAGTTCGCGCTGCTGCACCAGCCCGTGGTCTGTCTCGACACCGGCCGGATCACGACGGTCGTCGCGCAGGCGCGCTGGCGCTCGGCACAGGGCGCGCTGCTCACGCCCGCCGACTTCCTGCGCGTTTCCGAGGACAGCGACCGTACCGCCGAACTCGGCCGCTGGATGCTGGAGGAGGCCATCGAGCAGGCCGCCGAGCGCGGTGCCACCGGGCTCGCCGTGCCCGTCGCCGTCCGGATGAACGCCCGCCGGCTCCTCGACCGTTCGATGCCCCTCAGCTCCATCGAGGCCCTGCTGACCCGGCACGGCGTGGCCTCCGGCGCCCTGGTCATCGAACTGGCCGAGACGGATCCTCGGGTCTCGATGGACGAGCTGGAGCGCCGGCTGAGCGCGCTCAGGCGTCTCGGCGTCCGGATCGCCCTGGACGGCTTCGGCAGCGGCTACGCGACGATCACCGCGCTACGGCGCCTCCCCGTCGACGTACTGAAACTCGACCGCTCCCTGGTCGAGGGCGTCGTCGAGTCGGCCCGGCTGCACAAGATCACCAGTGGGCTGCTCCGGATCGCCGGTGATCTCGGACTGCAGTCGGTGGCTGACGGCGTGGACCGGCCCGAGCAGGCCGTCGCCCTACGCGACATGGGCTGCACCCATGGCCAGGGCATGGCGTTCTCCGAACCGCTCGACGAGGTCCGGCTGCGCCGCGCGCTGGCCTCCGGCCGTTACCCCCTGCCCGGCCACCAGGCCGAGCCGGTCCTCGTGAGCGGCTCGGTGGCCGGGGTTTACGCAGGTGGAGGCTCTGGTGCCTATACGGTCGGCGGCCCTTCGGGGGCGTACGCCACTGGGACGGCTCTCCGCTCACATAATGAGACTCCCGTCCCACCCACTTGA